A single genomic interval of Helianthus annuus cultivar XRQ/B chromosome 6, HanXRQr2.0-SUNRISE, whole genome shotgun sequence harbors:
- the LOC110864992 gene encoding binding partner of ACD11 1: MSVKTVKVSNLSLGASDRDVREFFSFSGDIVYVETQSQDERSQIAFVTFTDSQGAETAVLLSGATIVDTVVSVTLDPEYQLPPAATAAPKHFGSNVPDRNGSTLRKAEDVVTSMFAKGFVLGKDAVGKAKTFDEKHRLTSTASSKVSSFDKKIGFTEKVSAGTSVVTDKVKVVDQKLHVSEKAKSAFTAAENTVSSAGSAMMKNRYVFTSASWVTGAFSKVKKAAVEVGQQTKEKVEKAEEDKRRKTVDDYAQVHLSEPPTAPDSTQQPHSSKPAPVTGLVL; encoded by the exons ATGTCT GTGAAGACTGTTAAAGTTAGTAATCTTTCACTAGGAGCTTCTGATAGAGATGTAAGGGAATTCTTTTCTTTTTCTGGAGATATTGTTTATGTTGAGACACAAAG TCAAGATGAGCGTTCCCAAATCGCATTTGTCACGTTCACAGATAGTCAAGGAGCAGAGACTGCTGTTCTTCTTTCG GGTGCAACAATTGTTGATACTGTTGTCTCTGTAACCCTAGACCCTGAATACCAGCTTCCACCAGCTGCTACCGCTGCACCTAAG CATTTTGGAAGCAATGTTCCTGATAGAAATGGCTCTACTCTACGTAAGGCCGAAGACGTTGTTACCAGCATGTTTGCAAAGGGTTTCGTCTTAGGTAAAGACGCAGTCGGTAAAGCAAAAACCTTTGACGAGAAACATCGTTTGACTTCCACAGCGTCTTCTAAAGTTTCTTCATTCGACAAGAAAATTGGATTCACCGAAAAAGTCAGCGCGGGTACGTCGGTCGTGACTGATAAAGTCAAAGTAGTTGACCAAAAGCTTCATGTTTCCGAGAAAGCCAAATCAGCCTTCACAGCCGCTGAGAATACCGTAAGCAGCGCGGGATCCGCCATGATGAAAAACCGGTATGTATTTACTAGTGCTTCTTGGGTTACGGGCGCTTTTAGTAAGGTTAAAAAAGCAGCTGTGGAAGTTGGGCAACAAACTAAAGAGAAAGTAGAAAAGGCAGAAGAGGATAAAAGAAGGAAAACGGTTGATGATTATGCTCAAGTTCATTTATCCGAGCCTCCAACCGCTCCTGATTCTACTCAGCAACCGCATTCTTCCAAACCCGCACCGGTTACAGGTTTGGTTCTCTAG
- the LOC110864994 gene encoding UV-B-induced protein At3g17800, chloroplastic: MQISGSIFTDVTLTFYPSPTPPFCCARSPDFRHLHTFSDSKFFPSLGGFYRGSRVESSRARSCIAKASSSDSGSGSGYNLPPVAPVKFESSVGQLLEQILQNHPHLLPAAIDQQLDNLQNERDAQKQELASSSTDSLYKRIAEVKEKDRQKALEEIIYCWIVHKFIEKEITLIPKVEPTSDPTGRIDFWPNQEMKLESVHSTEALEMIQNHVDLVIGERMVGPLESLVEISKIKLGKLYAASIMYGYFLKRVDERFQLERSMNTLPEGFKEGKSSYAEPPIPQSPFWDPDSLIRIQPDQYYEDEGFTVSYDDDDDGKSYKLRSYVKYLDAETLQRYATIRSKEAISLIEKQTQALFGRPDIKISEDGSLGAANDEAVSVTFSGLAMLVLEAVAFGSFLWDAENYMESKYPFFKS, translated from the exons ATGCAAATCTCCGGCAGCATCTTCACCGACGTGACGTTAACCTTCTATCCGTCTCCGACTCCTCCTTTCTGCTGTGCTAGGTCCCCTGACTTCCGACATCTCCATACCTTTTCCGACTCCAAGTTCTTCCCCTCACTCGGCGGCTTTTATAGA GGCTCTAGAGTTGAATCATCCCGAGCGAGGAGTTGTATAGCAAAAGCATCATCAAGTGATTCTGGTTCAGGTTCAGGTTATAATTTGCCTCCTGTAGCACCAGTTAAGTTTGAGTCCTCGGTTGGTCAGCTCCTGGAACAAATTTTGCAAAACCACCCTCATCTGCTCCCTGCAGCCATTGATCAACAACTCGACAACCTTCAAAACGAGAGAGATGCTCAAAAACAGGAACTTGCTTCCTCATCTACAGATAGCCTTTATAA GAGAATAGCTGAAGTGAAAGAAAAAGATAGACAAAAGGCACTAGAAGAAATAATATACTGCTGGATAGTTCACAAGTTTATAGAAAAAGAAATAACACTGATCCCGAAAGTAGAACCCACCTCAGATCCTACAGGACGGATCGATTTCTGGCCGAACCAAGAAATGAAACTGGAATCAGTGCACTCAACCGAAGCACTGGAGATGATTCAAAACCATGTTGACCTGGTCATTGGGGAACGCATGGTGGGCCCGTTAGAGTCCCTTGTTGAGATCAGCAAAATCAAACTTGGAAAATTATACGCTGCTTCAATCATGTATGGATACTTTTTAAAACGCGTTGACGAAAGGTTTCAACTTGAGAGGTCCATGAACACGCTTCCAGAAGGTTTTAAGGAGGGGAAGTCGAGTTATGCGGAACCACCGATTCCACAAAGCCCGTTTTGGGATCCGGATTCGCTGATCCGAATCCAACCTGATCAGTATTATGAGGATGAGGGTTTCACGGTTTCttatgatgacgatgatgatggtaAATCATATAAGTTGAGATCATATGTGAAGTATTTGGATGCAGAGACGCTTCAAAGATATGCAACGATAAGATCAAAGGAAGCAATCTCTTTGATAGAAAAGCAAACTCAGGCTTTGTTTGGCAGGCCCGATATTAAGATTTCCGAAGATGGTTCGTTGGGTGCCGCCAACGATGAAGCGGTTTCCGTGACATTTTCAGGATTGGCAATGCTGGTTCTTGAGGCGGTTGCTTTCGGGTCGTTTTTGTGGGATGCTGAAAATTATATGGAATCTAAGTACCCATTTTTTAAAAGCTGA